In one window of Mus pahari chromosome 3, PAHARI_EIJ_v1.1, whole genome shotgun sequence DNA:
- the Rnf224 gene encoding RING finger protein 224: MLQPEGLYALEEGTALTASRNDCIICYSAYDLSVHLPRRLYCGHTFCQACMRRLDMPAHEQHWIPCPQCRQSTPMPRGGVTMLDLDLAAFLAVKAEREPPKIEPRPSVPPKVSTTITQQPAGLYPTLGPQPHFPQPGRCCWGWGRMCWYPPGNPEV, encoded by the coding sequence ATGCTGCAGCCTGAAGGCCTCTATGCCTTGGAGGAGGGGACAGCCCTGACTGCCTCACGGAATGACTGCATCATCTGCTACTCTGCCTATGACCTCTCAGTACACTTGCCGCGACGCCTCTACTGTGGCCACACCTTCTGCCAGGCATGCATGCGGCGGCTGGATATGCCAGCCCACGAACAACACTGGATCCCCTGTCCACAGTGCCGACAAAGTACCCCTATGCCCCGTGGAGGGGTGACCATGTTGGACCTGGACCTGGCTGCCTTCTTGGCAGTCAAAGCTGAACGGGAACCGCCAAAAATAGAGCCCAGGCCCTCTGTCCCCCCCAAGGTCAGCACTACCATTACTCAGCAGCCTGCCGGACTCTACCCCACCTTGGGCCCCCAACCCCACTTCCCTCAGCCTGGACgctgctgctggggctggggaagaATGTGCTGGTACCCCCCTGGGAATCCCGAAGTCTAA